One Gossypium raimondii isolate GPD5lz chromosome 3, ASM2569854v1, whole genome shotgun sequence genomic window carries:
- the LOC105793772 gene encoding uncharacterized protein LOC105793772 yields MLEAMESSVNGGGFSQFQSCGDSSEEELSVLPRHTKVVVTGNNRTKSVLVGLQGVVKKAVGLGGWHWLVLTNGIEVKLQRNALSVIEAPTGNEEDDDLEFENMQWNGSDMASDDTHKSHRSRHRTHKSTGSSHKTMSRSFSCDSQSKGSVSTPRGSTKVDLSKLEMAALWRYWRHFNLVDAIPNPSKEQLVDVVQRHFVSQQMDELQVIVGFVQAAKRLKTVCK; encoded by the exons ATGTTGGAGGCAATGGAGAGTTCTGTCAATGGCGGGGGTTTCTCGCAGTTTCAGAGCTGCGGAGACAGTAGTGAAGAAGAGCTCTCGGTTCTGCCACGTCATACTAAGGTGGTTGTCACCGGGAATAACCGTACTAAATCTGTGCTCGTTGGTCTTCAAGGCGTGGTCAAGAAGGCTGTTGGACTTGGCGGGTGGCATTGGCTG GTTCTTACCAATGGCATAGAAGTAAAGCTACAGAGAAATGCACTTAGCGTGATTGAAGCTCCTACCGGtaatgaagaagatgacgaTCTTGAATTCGAAAACATGCAGTGGAATGGATCAGACATGG CATCTGATGACACTCACAAGTCCCACAGATCGAGGCATAGAACGCATAAATCGACCGGTTCTTCTCACAAGACTATGAGCAGGTCTTTTTCTTGTGACTCACAGTCTAAGGGGTCTGTTTCCACACCTCGTGGGTCCACG AAGGTTGACCTCAGCAAACTTGAGATGGCTGCTTTGTGGAGATATTGGCGACACTTCAATCTT GTGGATGCCATTCCCAATCCATCAAAAGAGCAACTAGTCGATGTTGTCCAAAGGCATTTTGTGTCACAG CAAATGGATGAGCTTCAGGTCATTGTGGGATTTGTTCAGGCTGCAAAGAGATTGAAGACCGTCTGCAAATGA